GGCCGTCCGTGAGCCAGGGCGAGACACGCGAGGCGCTCACCGGCCTGCGCTTCTGGGCCGCGCTGCACGTGGTGGTGTTCCACTTCGGAGGCGGCTGGTTCGAGGGCGCGCCCGGGTGGCTGACGGCCATCTACCAGTGCGGGTACGCCTCGGTGGGGCTCTTCTTCGTGCTCTCGGGCTTCGTGCTCGCCTACAACTACCTGGGGCCGGACGGGCGGATGACGGCGGAGCCGCGCGCCTTCTGGGCCGCGCGCATCGCGCGGGTGTACCCCGTGTATGTGCTCGCGCTGGTGCTGCTGGCGCCGCACGTCATCGCCGGCTCGATGGCGGCGAACAGCGTGGGGATGGCCGCCGCGAAGCTGGCGGTGGGTGGGGGCAGCGCGCTGCTGCTCGTCCATGCCTGGCTGCCGCCCGCGACGCTCTACTGGAACCCGCCGGGCTGGTCCGTCGCGGTGGAGGCGTTCTTCTACGCGCTGTTCCCGCTCGCGGCGGCGTGGGTGGGGCGGCTGCGGCGCGAGCGGCTCGGCTGGGCCTTGCTCGCGCTGTGGGGGATGGGGCTGCTGCCGTCGCTGCTCTACCTGGGCTTCGAGCCCGATGGCGGCACCGCCACCATCCTGTCGAGAGGCACCTGGCTCACGGTGCTCAAGTTCAACCCGGTGCTGCGCCTGCCCGAGTTCCTCATGGGGGTGGTGCTGGGCCGGCTCTTCGTCCTGGAGACGCCGGCGCAGGGGCGCTCGGGGACGTGGATGGCGACGGGCGCGGCGCTGCTCACGCTGGTGGCCTTCGCCTTCAGCCAGTCCCTGCCCTTTCCGCTGTTGCACAACGCGCTGCTGGCGCCGGTGTACGCGGTGCTGGTGTACGGGCTGGCGCGCGGGGGAGGGCCGCTCGGGTGGCTGCTGTCCCGGCCATTGCTGATCCGGCTGGGGGCGGCCAGCTACGCGCTCTACATCCTCGAGCACCCGGTCTGGCTGGCTGTGGGTTCCGTGGCGGAGTCACTGGCGCCCTGGGTGGACCTGCGCGGGTACCGGCCGCTGTTCGCCCTCTACCTGCCGGTGGTGCTGGGAGTGTCGGTGCTCTGCCACTGGCTCGTGGAGACGCCGATGCGCACGTGGGTGCGGCGAGCGCTCCAGCCGTGGGTGGAGCGACGCGGGCGGGCACCCGAGGGGGTAGCTGCCGGGACGCCTCGGGCCTGAGGACTCAGCGGGCCAGGCCGCAGGCCGTCTTGCCCTCGTCGGTCTCGATGGCCGCGCAGTCGCAGGTCTCCAGCTTCGCCTCGCACGTGGCCTCGTCCTCGGCCGTGGGCTCCACGCGGGCCTCGTCGTTGGAGGCGCGGCGCACGCACAGCTCGCGCTCCACGGAGTTGGTGTTGCAGTCGCACAGCTGCTCGGAGAGCTGGCGGCAGGCACCCTTGCAGCCGGTGAGGCCGACGAGGGAGAGGGAGAGCACGGCGATTGCGGCAAGGCGGCGCATGGGCTGGCGGAACATGCCAGATGCCACCCCGGATGCAAGCCGAGTCCCACGTGAAATCTCGACCAGCGTGCATCCGGGACGCCTGCCTGCCCATGCTCCAGGGAGGAGTGGGTAGGAGGCCCTCTCGCTCCCATGCGATAGTCCCAGGCGCGTCCATGTCCCCCGTGTCTCGCCGCACTCCTCGATACATCCTCGGCGCCGAAGCGATGCTGTCGGGGCTCGTCGTGTTCTGCCCGCTGGCGCTGGGTGGCGCGCCGACGTGGGTGCTCGGGCCGCTGGTGGGGCTGGCCACGCTGGCCGTGCTGCTGGCCGGGCTGGGCGCACGGCGTCAGGGGCACGCGTTGCACGTGCCGTGGCTCGCGCTGCCGCTGGTGGCTGGCGCGGCGCTCTGCCTCGTACAGCTCATCCCGCTCCCCACGGGGCTGCTGGAAGCGGTGAGCCCCGAGGCCGCCGCGCTGCGGGAGTTCGCGCTCGTTCCGCTGGGGCTCACGTCCGCGCGGCCCGTCTCGCTGGAGCCGCCGGCCACCTGGCGCGAGCTGGCCCGGTACCTGGCCTACGTGCTGGTCTTCATCGCGGCGGTGGAGGTGTGTCGCTTCCGGCGCTCGCGGCGGAGGTTGCTGGCGGCTGTGGCCATCACGGGCGCCAGCGTGGCGCTGCTCGGGGTGTTGCACGAACTGCTGGAGCTTCCGCTCCTGTTCGGAGTGCGCGCGTACTCCCACGCGCGGCCGCCGCTGGTGACGCCCTTCGGCAATCCCAACCACCTGGCGGGCTTCCTGGGGCTGTCCTCCACGGTGGCGCTGGGGCTGGCGCTGAGCAGCGAGCGGCGCGGGCAGGCGGGGCTCTTCGCGGCGGTGGCGCTGATCTCCGGGGCGGGAGTGTTCCTGTCGCTGTCGCGCGCGGGGATCCTCTTCTTCCTGCTGGGCCAGGTGCTGCTGGCGGTGTGGATGCTGCGGGAGCGCCGCGAGACGCGCGAGCATGAGCCTGTGCCGCCGCTCTGGCGCCGGGGCTCCACCGCGCTGTTGGTGCTCGGCGCGACGCTGGCCGTGGGCGGCTACGTCGCCTGGGAGAAGCTGTGGGAGGAGGCGGCCACCGCGGACAGCGTGGAGAAGGTGCGCCAGAGCGGGAAGGTGGACGTGTGGCCGATGATGGCCGAGGCCGCGCGCGCCTTCCCGGTGCTGGGCATGGGGCGAGGGGCGTTCGAGGCTGCCTTCCCGCGCTACCAGACCGTTCCCAATCCCAACACGCTGACGCACCCGGAGAACGCGGTGCTTCAGCTCGCGGCGGAGTTCGGAGTGCCGGGGCTGGTGCTGCTCGGCGGGATGCTGTGGGGCTTCGCGCGGCTGCTGCGCCGTGAGCGGCTGGGGCGCTTGGAGGTGGCGGTGCTCGCGGGAGTCTCGGCGCTGGGGCTCCACAACCTCTTCGACTTCAGCCTGGAACTGCCCGCGTGCGCGGTGGCCGTGTGGGTGGCGCTCGCGGCGCTGGCCAGGCCGGAGGAGCGGGAGGGCGCCACGGCTTCGGGAGGAACGTGGCGGTTGGCTCCGCTCCGAGGGCTGGGCATCGCCCTGGCGCTCGCGGTGCTGGCGGGCGTGGCGCTCGGGCCAGGGAGGCACACGCTCGCGGAGGCGGAGGCGGAGCTGGCGGGGCTCGTGCAGGCCCGTGCGCCGGTGGCGGAGGTGCGCGCGCGGGCGCTGGCCCTCATCGATCGGCATCCGGCGGACTATCTGCTCTATGGCCTGGTGGGTGCGGCGTATGCGTCGGGCGGGAAGGCCACGGCGGGGGATGCGCTGGCCTTCGTCAACCGGGCGCTGTACTTGCGGCCGACGGATGCGGCCTCGCACCGCACGGCCGCGCGGGCACTGCTGGCGCTGGGGCGTCGAAGCCAGGCCTTCCTGGAGTACCGGCTGGCCTACGAGTCCGGGGACCTGGAGGTGCTGGCGCGCGAGGCGCTGGACGCGTCGCGCACGCTGGAGGAACTGCAGGCGCTCTCGCCGGATCGGCCTCGGGAAGTGGCCGCGCTGTCCCTGGCACTGGCCTCACGGCCGGGGCGTCAGGAGCAGGCGCTGGCCTGGCTTGCCTGGGCGCGTGAGCACTTCGAGGGGATGCTGAGAGCTCCCTCGCCGGATGCGCCGCGCCTCCGCTTCGGCGCGAGGGACATGGATGCGCTGTGGGAGCAGGAGGCCCGCTTGCGCGTGATGCGAGGCGAGCTGGCCGAGGCCGAGGCGCTGTGCGCCGAGTTGGAGCACCGGGCTCCGGAAGCGCTCGAGCCGCAGTTGCTGCGAGCGGGGATCCTCCGAGCCCAGGGGCGGCGCGAGGAAGCCATCCAGCTGATGGATCGGCTCGTGCCGCGCTTCCCAGGGAAGGTGGAGCTGTCCTTCCAGCTGGCGACCCAGCTCCTGGAAGCAGGGCTGACGCGGCGTGCGAGAGAGGTGCTCGGGCAGGCCAGTCCCTTCATCGCGGACTACTCACAGCGGGCGCGGCTGCTGTCGCTGGAGGGGGCGAGCTACGAGCGGGAGGGACTGCTATCACGAGCCCTGGAGCGCTACCAGACGGTGACGCGGCTCGCGCCAGCGCCGGAAGCCCACTTCACGGTGGCGCGGCTGCACGAGTCCCTGCGTCACTATGGGGACGCGGCCCGGGAAGTACGCGAGGGCCTGCACCTGCTGCCGGCGGGAGCGCATCGGGAAGAAGAGGCGTGGGTGGCGCGCCTGGAAGCGGAGGAGCGCAAGCTCCTGGAGACGCGGCGGCAGGAGCTGATGGAGGACCCTCACAAGCGGGACGTGGTGGAGCACCTGCTGGAGACGACCGCCGACTCTCCTTGAGGGTAGCAATGCCTCAACTACGGAGTGCGTCGTCCGAGGCTTGCGGAGTACAGTGCTCTACCCTTTGCCGTGCATGAGACACAGCATGAGAGGTGGGGGCTCGGTCGTGTGTTGTCGTTCCTCGAGGCTCGTCAATGTTGAGGAGGCTTCTCATCCTACGGATCTTGCTCAGCGCACTCCCTCTCGCATGTGCGGGTGGTTCGCAGAAGGTGGGAGGCGAGGATTATGGCTTTGAAGGAGATTCCGACCGGGTATGGGTTAGAGGCCCCTGGGAGGAGATCGCGCCCTCGAAGGACATCGATGAGGTGATCGACCAATTGTGCCCAGCGGTCATGAAACTGCCAGGCGCCCAAGGGGGGGACCACGGTCAGGAATACTGTGGCGTCATCTATCAGCTCCTGAGTGAAAATCAGTATTACGCGAGCAAGCCTTCTCCCTTGACGAGGTCTACGTTGAGTGCGGTGGGCAAGCGCAAGACGTGTCTGATCCCCAGAAGCGTCAAGGACTCCCGCGGCGCGCTGAAGCGAGATGCTGACTATCATGGCCACCCTTGGCCTTCTCCCATGAGCGAGGGAGATAGGGCGCGTGGGAACCAGTGGTACTTGTTTCGGATCCAGTTTGATACCCGGTGCCGGGTTCAAAAGCTGGTTCCTCATGTCGATGACGAGCGTCCCGGCGAGCTGTACGAGCGCCAGGGGAAGAGCTGGAAGCGGGTGGGGACGATCCTCCCAGAAGACAAGAGTCGCGGCTATGTCACGCCAATCTCCCAATGAACTGGGTCGTTGTGTCTCTCCCCGTCGGCGCATGAGGCGCATGAGCTACAGCCTGTCGGTGGTGCTGTTCCTTGCGCTCTCCGCATGCATGAAGAAGCCCACGATGGGCCGCTACGTGCCGCCAGCGGAGGCGGCCTGGTTCAAGTTCGGGAGTTTCTTGCCCGAGGAGGGCCAGCAGACACTTCCAGGCTCCATGGCCGTTGCCATCCACCATGCCGCGGAACACTTCCTCCCATGGGAGTCCACTCCTCCGGCGGGAGCTGATGCCGTAGCGATCTGCCTCCTGCAGCGTCAGGTCTGGGATGTAGAGACAGCCCCATGGGCCGACAATTCCCTCTTGATCCGCTTTGCCCTGGCTCCTGGGGCGTGCCGCTGGGGAGGAGCGCCGTTGTTGGATCTGGGTGCCACCTACGCGGTGAGCCTGCACGATGGGCGCATTCTGGCTGTCTCCGACGCCGTGGCTCGGCCTGAAGGGGCAGTTCCCTTCCAGTTTCCCCAGGATCTTCCCAGGGAGAAGCTGAGTCTCTTTGAGGCCAACACAGCCGCTGCCATCGAACTGGCCACGGGTGACTTTCTGGCTCACGCCCGCGGCGCGTCCTCGGACGAGCCGCCCTGCGTGGCCCAGCTCTCTTCCTACGATGTGACGGCAGTCTCGGCGATGGAGGGGGTGAACCTCGTTCGTTTCGACCTGAACGATCGACGGTGCCCACCCCTCGGGCCGCCGAGCATCGTCGAAGGAAGGAAGGCGCTCTCACCCGCGTTTGTCACGACCTATGCCATTGAGCTTCGCACGATGAGGATCCTCGGCATCGAGCTCACCACGCGACAACGGATCGATGACTGAGGCATGCACGTGGTGCCCTGGAAGTTGTACCTCCACAGGCTGCGACTCCCGTCGACCCGGCCTCACTGCTGGAAGTCGTAGACGCTGCCGAGCTGGAGGATGCGCGTGAGCTCGTCCAGCGCCGTCATCGTCTCGCGCGCGAGCTTCGGATCCTGGAGATCCTTCGCATACAGCGTCTCGCGGTAGTGCTTCTTCACCCAGGCCGCGAGTGACTCGTGGAGCGCGGACGAATAGAAGACGTTGGCCTTCACCGCGGCGCGCTCCTCATCCGTGAGCCAGATGCGCTGGCGCAGGCACGCCGGGCCGCCACCGTTGTTCATGGACTGGCGCACGTCCAGGTAGTGCACGGCCTTGACCGGGTTCTCCTCAGCCACCACCCGCTCCAGGAAGCGCCGCGGCGCCTCCAGCTCCTGGCTCTCGATGGGAGCGATGATGGCCATGGTGCCGTCCGGCAGCGTGAGCACCTGCGAGTTGAACGGGTACGCCTTCACCGCGTCCGCCACCGGCAGCTCCGCCTGCGTGGCCACCACGGAGGTGAAGGCCGGGCCCAGCTTCTCGCGCAGCGTGCTCAGCAACCCGGGGACATCCACGAACGCAAGCTCGTGCAGCATGAGGAAGCTGCCGTTGCCCACGCCCAGCACGTCCGTGTGGAACGCGCCCGAGTCGATGCCGTCCGGGTGCTGCTGCGGGAAGAGGGTGCGCTCGGCATCGAGCTGGTGGAGCCGCGCGAGCGCCTGGCTGGCCTCCAGCGTCTGTCGGGCCGGAAAGCGCTTCGGCCCGACGATGTCCTTCCACGCGCTGCGGCCCCAGGCCAGCAGGTGCACCGCGCCATGCCCGGGCGTGGCCAGTCGGGTGTGGTTGGCGGCGCCCTCGTCGGCGAAGTGCCCGCCACCGGGCAGCGGCGCATGCACCGCGAAGCGCGCGCCGTCCGAGAAGATGGCCCGCAGCACCGAGTGCGTCGTCTCCGCCTCGATGGCCCGGTGGAACATCTGCTGGAGGTTGGCCGGCGTCAGGTGCATCCGCCTGTCCGTCGTATCCTCCGAGGGCGCACAGGTGGCGGCATTGGCCGTCCACATGGCGGCGGCGCTGGAGGTGAGCCGCAGCAGGTGCTCGCCCTCGCGCGCGGCGCGGGTGATGACCTCCTCGTCCGTGCCGCTGAAGCCCAGCATCCGCAGCGTCCGCAGCGAGGGACGCGGCTGGGGTGGCAGCACCCCCTGGCCCACTCCCAGGCCCGAGACGAAGCGCATCTTCTCCAGTCCTTGGAGCGCCGCCTCGCGGGGGTGGCTCGCCTGGCCGCCGTGGGTGGTGGAGGCCAGGTTGCCGACCGAGAGGCCGCCATAATTGTGGGTAGGGCCTACGAGACCGTCGAAGTTGTACTCGCGCATTGGGATATAGAACCGCGGCTGTGGAGCACCCACCCTTAGCAAAGCGGCTCAAGCGTTTCCTCCGCTACCTGCTCGTCCGGGCCGCCCTGGCCCTCGTCCACCCCATGCCCCTCGGGGTGGCGCGGTGGCTGGGTGTGCGCTTCGGGACACTCGCCTTCCTCGTAGCTGGCGGCGAGCGGCGCAAGGCCCTCAAGTCCCTGGCCCGGGCCTTCCCCGAGAAGTCCGAGGCGGAGCGGCTCGCCCTGGCCCGCGCCTGCTTCCGGCACCTGGGCTCCGCCATGTTCGAGGTGGGGTGCACCGCCGCGCTCGACCGGGAGCTCCAGCAGCTCGTGGCGTGGCCCGCGGCGGACCGCGCCGTGCTGGAGACGGCGCTCGCGCGGGGCAAGGGCGTGGTGTTCGTCTCAGGGCATGTGGGCAACTGGGAGCTGCTGGCCCGCCGCGTGGCCTGCGAGGGCTTCCCCTGCCAGAGCATCGCCAAGGAGACGTCGGATCCGCGCCTCACGGCGCTCGTGGAGCGCTTCCGGGCGCGCGGCAAGGTGCGCAGCATCTGGCGCGGCCAGGACGGCGCGGCCCGGCACATGCTCCGAGCGCTGAAGAACGGAGAGATCCTCGGCCTGCTCATCGACCAGGACACGAAGGTGCAGTCCTTCTTCGTCCCCTTCTTCGGAGAGCTGGCGGCCACGCCTCGGGCGGCGGCGGACCTGGCCATCCGCACTGGAGCCGCGGTGGTGGTGGGCTTCTGCCAGCGCGCCGAGACGGGCTACCGGCTGACGATGGAGGAGGTACCCCTTCCATCCGAGCAGGACCGTGAGGCGGCCGCCCTGGCCCTCACGGCCGAGCTCTCCCGGCGCATCGAACAGGCCATCCGCCGTTCACCCGAGCAGTGGGTCTGGATGCACCAGCGGTGGAAGACCCGGCCCGAAGGTCCGCCCGCGACACTCCCCGCCGGAGCCGAAGCGCCCGCCGCGGCCCGATGATAGGAAGAGTCACGTGACGCGCCTCCTGCTCTCCAGCCTCCTGGCCCTCCTGGCCGCCGCCTGCGGCCCGCGCCCAGGGGCGACCGGCGCGTCCGAGTCGCCACCCCAGGTGGTGCTCCACGGCGTCCAGCTCCAGTCCTTCGAGGGTGACCAGCTCGTCCTGGCCGGCCGGGCCGACCGCCTCACCTACCAGCGCACGGAAGGGGCGGTGACGGCCACCAACACCCTGCTGCGCCTGCCGGGCCGCCGTGGCCCGGAGCAGCGCGCACCCGCGGGCCCGCGAGGCGGCATGGAGATCCGCGCCCCGCTCATGGAGGGCAGCCTCGCCTCGCGCCAGCTCACGGCCTCCGGGGGCGTCGTCATCCGCACCGCCGAGGGCATGGTGGCGCGCACGCCCCGCGCCACCTACGACGCACCCGCCCAGCAGGCGCGCGGCCGCGAGGGCGTGGCCGTGCAGGGGCCAACCTACGGCCTCCGGGCGGACAGCTTCGACTTGTCCTTCCCGGACGGAACGTTCACCTTCGAGGGCTCCACGCGAACCGTGGTGGGAGGAGCACAGTGATCGAGTTCCTGACGATGGCCTTCTTCCTCGCGCAGCCCGCGGCGCCGGCCCCGGCGGCGACGGACGGTGGGACGCGCCCTCCCATGCTCGGGAACGTGGCGCTGAACAACCCGGTGGAGATCACCGCCAAGCTCATCACCGGCGAGCGCAACTCGGCCACCTTCACCGGGGACGTGCAGGTGAAGCACCGCACGCTGGACCTCAAGTGCGACAAGATGGTGGCCTTCTACACGGGCTCTCGCGAGGTGACGCGCGTGGAGTGCACCGGCGGCGTGCAGGCCCAGGACGGGGACCGCTTCGCCCGGGGCGAGCGCGCCGAGTACGACGTGCCCAGCGGGGTGCTGGTGGTGACGGGCTCGCCGGAGGCCCGGCAGGGCACCACCTACGTGACGGGCACCAAGGTGCGCCTCACCCTGGGCAGCGAGCGGCTCGAGGTGGAGAACGCGCGCATCATCGTCGAGACGGCCCCGGCGGGGGGCCCCAAGAAGGGCAAGGGAGGCGCGAAGAAGCCATGAGCGGCGGGAAGCTGTGGGCCGAGGGCCTCCAGAAGAGCTACCGCAAGCGCCAGGTGGTGCGCGGCGTCTCCTTCAACGTCTCCCAGGGCGAGGTGGTGGGCCTGCTGGGGCCCAACGGCGCCGGCAAGACGACGAGCTTCAACATGGTGGTGGGCCTGGTGACGCCGGACGCCGGCCGCGTGCGCCTGGACGACGAGGACCTGACGCACCTGCCCATGCACCGGCGCGTCCGCCGCGGCATCGGCTACCTGCCGCAGGAGGCCTCCATCTTCCGCAAGCTCAGCGTGCGCCAGAACTTCCTGGCCGTGCTGGAGCTGCAGAAGGGGCTGGATGGCAAGGCGCGCGAGGCCCGGGCCCGGGAGCTGATCGACGAGTTCGGCCTCGGCCACGTGTCGGACGCCCTGGGCGAGACGCTCTCCGGCGGCGAGAAGCGGCGCGCGGAGATCGCCCGCTCGCTCATCCCCAACCCCCGCTTCATCCTCTTCGACGAGCCCTTCGCCGGCGTGGACCCCATCAACGTGGGCGACATCCAGCGGCAGATCGCCGCCCTCAAGCAGCGGGGCCTGGGCGTGCTGATCACCGATCACAACGTCCAGGACACCCTGGGCATCTGCGACCGGGCCTACATCCTCGCCGAGGGGCAGATCCTCGAGGAAGGCACGCCCGCGGCGATCGCGGCGTCGCCCCGGGCTCGCGCTGTCTACCTGGGAGAGCGCTTTCGCCTGCAAACGCCGTGAAACCCTGCTCGGAGCGGGCCGGAGGCCATGCCCGGAGGCCGGGCGTGCACGCCTCGCCGCGCCTTGGGAGCGGGGTTTGGCCTACCCTTTGCGTCGACGGTTGAACACCTCCGGGGAGACCCGGGAGGCCCTCTAAATCCATGATTCCACTTCGGAAAATCATGAATGCAAGCAGGGGGCCACGTTCTTGGGGGGCTAGACGAACGAAGGGGGTCTTGCTAGTTTGGCACGGTCCTTGATTGAAGCCACGTCAAGGCCATGTTTCTGCTCGGTGGGGAGCCCTAGTCCATGGCGATGGAACTCAAGCAAAGCCTGAAACTCTCGCAGCAGCTGGTGATGACGCCGCAGCTGCAGCAGGCGATCAAGCTCCTGCAGTTGTCGAGGATGGAGCTGCTGGAGCAGGTCCGGGAGGAGATGGAGCAGAACCCGCTGCTGGAGCAGCCGGACGAGCAGGCCCCGCTGGACGTGGCCGAGAAGGAGCCGGGCGAGGCGTCGCTGGAGGCGGCGAACGTCGAGGTGCCCAGGGACCAGGACGCCCCGATGGTGGGCGACAGCACCCCGGAGTTCAAGGGCGACTCGGACAACCCGCCGGAGATCGACTGGGAGGCCTACCTCAACAGCTACCAGTTCAGCGAGCAGACCACCGCCTCCAACAAGGGCAATGTGGCCACGGAGGACATGCCGTCCTTCGAAGCCAACATGGTGAAGAAGGAGGACCTGGTCGACCACCTGCAGGCGCAGCTCGGCATGCTGAAGCTGAACGAGGCCGAGCGCCGGGTGGCCATGCTCATCACCGGCAACCTGGATGATGACGGCTACCTGAAGCTGCCGGACGTGGAGGGTGATCCGCTGATCCGCCTGTCCAACGAGGCGGACGTGCCCATGCACGTGGCGGAGCGGACGCTGCGGCGCATCCAGAGCCTGGACCCCAAGGGCTGCGGAGCGCGTGACCTGCAGGAGTGCCTGCTGATCCAGGTCCAGGCGCTGAAGGAGAAGCACGCTCCGCTGCTGGGGCTGATGATCAAGCGGTACATGAAGTACCTGGAGAGCAAGAACCTGCCGGCCATCGCCAAGGAGCTGAAGGTCACCCTGGAAGAGGTGGTGGAGGCGGCCAGGCTGCTGCCGAAGCTGGACCCGAAGCCGGGGCGCAACTTCAGCGGGGATGACGCGCCGTACATCACCCCGGACGTGTTCGTCTACAAGATGGGCGACGAGTACACGGTGGTGCTGAACGATGACGGCCTGTCCAAGCTGCGCATCTCCAACACGTACCGGAACGCGCTGAAGAACGGCGCGGTGTCGCCTGGGCAGACCAAGGAGTTCATCCAGGACAAGCTGCGCAGCGCGCAGTGGCTCATCCGCTCCATCCACCAGCGGCAGCGCACCATCTACAAGGTGACCGAGAGCATCATCAAGTTCCAGCGGGACTTCCTGGACAAGGGCATCGCGCACCTCAAGCCGCTGATCCTCCGGGACGTGGCCGA
The window above is part of the Hyalangium gracile genome. Proteins encoded here:
- a CDS encoding acyltransferase family protein produces the protein MSQGETREALTGLRFWAALHVVVFHFGGGWFEGAPGWLTAIYQCGYASVGLFFVLSGFVLAYNYLGPDGRMTAEPRAFWAARIARVYPVYVLALVLLAPHVIAGSMAANSVGMAAAKLAVGGGSALLLVHAWLPPATLYWNPPGWSVAVEAFFYALFPLAAAWVGRLRRERLGWALLALWGMGLLPSLLYLGFEPDGGTATILSRGTWLTVLKFNPVLRLPEFLMGVVLGRLFVLETPAQGRSGTWMATGAALLTLVAFAFSQSLPFPLLHNALLAPVYAVLVYGLARGGGPLGWLLSRPLLIRLGAASYALYILEHPVWLAVGSVAESLAPWVDLRGYRPLFALYLPVVLGVSVLCHWLVETPMRTWVRRALQPWVERRGRAPEGVAAGTPRA
- a CDS encoding O-antigen ligase family protein gives rise to the protein MALISGAGVFLSLSRAGILFFLLGQVLLAVWMLRERRETREHEPVPPLWRRGSTALLVLGATLAVGGYVAWEKLWEEAATADSVEKVRQSGKVDVWPMMAEAARAFPVLGMGRGAFEAAFPRYQTVPNPNTLTHPENAVLQLAAEFGVPGLVLLGGMLWGFARLLRRERLGRLEVAVLAGVSALGLHNLFDFSLELPACAVAVWVALAALARPEEREGATASGGTWRLAPLRGLGIALALAVLAGVALGPGRHTLAEAEAELAGLVQARAPVAEVRARALALIDRHPADYLLYGLVGAAYASGGKATAGDALAFVNRALYLRPTDAASHRTAARALLALGRRSQAFLEYRLAYESGDLEVLAREALDASRTLEELQALSPDRPREVAALSLALASRPGRQEQALAWLAWAREHFEGMLRAPSPDAPRLRFGARDMDALWEQEARLRVMRGELAEAEALCAELEHRAPEALEPQLLRAGILRAQGRREEAIQLMDRLVPRFPGKVELSFQLATQLLEAGLTRRAREVLGQASPFIADYSQRARLLSLEGASYEREGLLSRALERYQTVTRLAPAPEAHFTVARLHESLRHYGDAAREVREGLHLLPAGAHREEEAWVARLEAEERKLLETRRQELMEDPHKRDVVEHLLETTADSP
- the astB gene encoding N-succinylarginine dihydrolase, with the translated sequence MREYNFDGLVGPTHNYGGLSVGNLASTTHGGQASHPREAALQGLEKMRFVSGLGVGQGVLPPQPRPSLRTLRMLGFSGTDEEVITRAAREGEHLLRLTSSAAAMWTANAATCAPSEDTTDRRMHLTPANLQQMFHRAIEAETTHSVLRAIFSDGARFAVHAPLPGGGHFADEGAANHTRLATPGHGAVHLLAWGRSAWKDIVGPKRFPARQTLEASQALARLHQLDAERTLFPQQHPDGIDSGAFHTDVLGVGNGSFLMLHELAFVDVPGLLSTLREKLGPAFTSVVATQAELPVADAVKAYPFNSQVLTLPDGTMAIIAPIESQELEAPRRFLERVVAEENPVKAVHYLDVRQSMNNGGGPACLRQRIWLTDEERAAVKANVFYSSALHESLAAWVKKHYRETLYAKDLQDPKLARETMTALDELTRILQLGSVYDFQQ
- a CDS encoding lysophospholipid acyltransferase family protein; translated protein: MEHPPLAKRLKRFLRYLLVRAALALVHPMPLGVARWLGVRFGTLAFLVAGGERRKALKSLARAFPEKSEAERLALARACFRHLGSAMFEVGCTAALDRELQQLVAWPAADRAVLETALARGKGVVFVSGHVGNWELLARRVACEGFPCQSIAKETSDPRLTALVERFRARGKVRSIWRGQDGAARHMLRALKNGEILGLLIDQDTKVQSFFVPFFGELAATPRAAADLAIRTGAAVVVGFCQRAETGYRLTMEEVPLPSEQDREAAALALTAELSRRIEQAIRRSPEQWVWMHQRWKTRPEGPPATLPAGAEAPAAAR
- a CDS encoding LptA/OstA family protein — protein: MIEFLTMAFFLAQPAAPAPAATDGGTRPPMLGNVALNNPVEITAKLITGERNSATFTGDVQVKHRTLDLKCDKMVAFYTGSREVTRVECTGGVQAQDGDRFARGERAEYDVPSGVLVVTGSPEARQGTTYVTGTKVRLTLGSERLEVENARIIVETAPAGGPKKGKGGAKKP
- the lptB gene encoding LPS export ABC transporter ATP-binding protein, which produces MSGGKLWAEGLQKSYRKRQVVRGVSFNVSQGEVVGLLGPNGAGKTTSFNMVVGLVTPDAGRVRLDDEDLTHLPMHRRVRRGIGYLPQEASIFRKLSVRQNFLAVLELQKGLDGKAREARARELIDEFGLGHVSDALGETLSGGEKRRAEIARSLIPNPRFILFDEPFAGVDPINVGDIQRQIAALKQRGLGVLITDHNVQDTLGICDRAYILAEGQILEEGTPAAIAASPRARAVYLGERFRLQTP
- the rpoN gene encoding RNA polymerase factor sigma-54 yields the protein MAMELKQSLKLSQQLVMTPQLQQAIKLLQLSRMELLEQVREEMEQNPLLEQPDEQAPLDVAEKEPGEASLEAANVEVPRDQDAPMVGDSTPEFKGDSDNPPEIDWEAYLNSYQFSEQTTASNKGNVATEDMPSFEANMVKKEDLVDHLQAQLGMLKLNEAERRVAMLITGNLDDDGYLKLPDVEGDPLIRLSNEADVPMHVAERTLRRIQSLDPKGCGARDLQECLLIQVQALKEKHAPLLGLMIKRYMKYLESKNLPAIAKELKVTLEEVVEAARLLPKLDPKPGRNFSGDDAPYITPDVFVYKMGDEYTVVLNDDGLSKLRISNTYRNALKNGAVSPGQTKEFIQDKLRSAQWLIRSIHQRQRTIYKVTESIIKFQRDFLDKGIAHLKPLILRDVAEDIGMHESTVSRVTTSKYVHTPQGIFELKYFFNSSIARVSGEDTASEAVKHHIKQLVSQEDARNPLSDQKIVELLKAQGTEIARRTVAKYREVLGILPSSKRKRYF